The segment AACAAAAACTTCAATCACTTATTTCATTGGACTATTGGCATTCTATATAAGGACTCGTATAAatcatcataaaaaaaaaaaaaagagtatataattaatctaaaatttatCTAATTCCAGACAATTTTCATGCATACAACATAGGAGTGATTCACAGCAGTCTACGTAGCATGCCTTATCatcattaaaaatttatatatgaagGTTAATCTGAGTCAGTGATCCCCAAATACACATATATGTTAAGATCATTCAAGTTTTGTCTGGTCACTGAAAACATTATTGTAAAGGATCTATGTTGAAATGACTTGACCTGAAACCTTGTCATCAAATGGTGTAAGGCTGTTAGGACTTGGCGATATATATTTCAGTACCTTGTTTATCAAACATATCTTCAACTCGAGACAATAATAtcttttgtcttttcttttcCAAATGTACGTTTATAAATGATCGGCCTCTATTTTTTCGACGTTATTCATCTCTTATACTAAATTATGTGAAAGATAAGGttccattaaatccataaatttttgAGGTCATTAAGCTTGTAATATGAGACAAAAAGGCAAAACATGTGTGAACAAAAGGGTATGTAACATAGAAAAACACATTGGATCTGCAGATTCATATGTAATGTAATGTAATGATTGCTTCTTCTTTTTCTCAACTAGGTAACCTGAATATAGATATTGAAAACATACACACAGGTATTACTGctacatattttaataatatttatctgGATGTGTTTTGGACTATTGGTTCATTACATATGGATGGTAAAAAATTAGGAAAGATGAAGCAAAAGGGATGGGTCAAGTTGGCAAAAAGGTGTGGGGACTGAATTGGGGGGCAGCAACAGCCAGCAGTCTCGCTAGCCTGTAGAAGGCATTTGATGGGTTTTTGGCGATACATATTGAGAGCAAGATATGTATCCATTCCGTTCCATGCAGATCTACAACCCCATCTCTTTGTCTCTGCAAAATCTGGCCCTTACACCGCTCATCATTTTCCTTCCTAGTATCTTCCAGGACTGCATATGTCTGTGCAAATCAATCATGCTTTCACCGCTACCTAGCTATGGCCGCCTTTTTGCACTCTTAATTTGTTTATGGGTTCATTATTTTGTACATTTTCTGCTTTGTTTGTTTATCAAAGATTACTAATTAAAACCCAATCTAAACAAAACCCTAAATACAAAAATGTAAATGGCTTAATTCAGtgcttttttataaaaaaaaaatctatatttAGCGGTAGACACATAAGtcaactcataagagttttaaatTAATGTTAACCTAAAAGATGAAAACAGAACAACACAAGCTACAAATAGAGAAAACTTAACTGATATATTGTACTTTCAATCCTTTTGATTTATAACaaacaaaattataaatataaaaatccaAATTTAATTTTGAGGTGTCaattttatttaacatataaattcaAACTTTTGTTTTATGTCTATTTTACGGACCATGTTCAGGATCATTTCtactaataatattattttcaaaaCTTGAACTTACATCTCCCATTGAGAATGTAATATGCATTTATAGATCTTAACTTGTTTAGTATAATTATTATAACAAACTTAAAATTTTGAGATTATTcaatcataatatataaaaaaacatatatatatatataatcaacatGCTCTCAATATATGGAGCCAAGCTGACTCCCATGGCATCTATAGTACTCCAACTTTtattttttggaaaaaattatGTTTGATAATATATGATAAAAGGATATAAAATATTCCAAAACCTTAGCCATACCTGAAAATTtttcgaagaagaagaagaagatatacTCGTATATATTCGACAGTCGACACCCTCATCCGAAGCTGACTGGTACATTATCTGATTATCATCTATTTACTGCTACAGAGATGCAAGCAAACTTGACACTGTATATATCAATAAAGCAACCAAATGGTGGTGAGAATTGTTCATGtaccttttttcttcttcttcttcttattattGTCTTCTCAGATGAAAAAAAAATATGATGCAAATGAATGAAGGAGGATAAATTAGTTACTTCATTCGTAAGtatcaattttctttttaaattaacGAAATATTCACtattttttaaaacattaaagtgagccttattaaataatttttttattagtaATTTTCTTTTACGAAAAATAagtgttattttaaaaatgttttataGAGGCGAAGTGATGAAAGGTTATTGCAGGTAGGGTTTTAATTTATTTTGGCATCATATACTGGTGATGAGCAGTACCATTCAAACCTCTTTTTAGCTTTGTCTTGTTTATCTTGTTTTTTGTTTGGGTGAAATGAAGTCACGTGAAGGCCTCTCAAGCCTCTTCTTTAATCTCCCTCACATCCTTAGTATATAACTCCCCCTTTAACACTAATATTAACCTCCATTTCCCCATATATCCCCATTCATGGTTCTTGCTTTAATTAATTACTCCACAATTTTCTTTCATCTTAAGATCTTCCTTTGCCAATGACACCGCTCTATGATCTCAACTCACCACCCTCTCCCTTTCCCCTAGAGGATCTAaaacaccaccaccaccaccatctTCAGCTTTTTCTGTCACTCCCCCAACATACTGCTTCTTCTTCATCTGCTCATCATCCTACTTTCTTTAGCAGTACTGATGCTGCTGCCACTCATAAACCTCAAGAACCAAAACCCTATGATCTCAAGGTAATATATAATGTTCTTCATAGTTATATATGTCCATATGGTAAACTCGTGTTTCTGCTTTATTATTAACTGATGATCTTTGATTAATATCTTgatttatgtatgtattttatgtggatgtaaatgttttgaaattatgttatcTATGGTTTTTGTAAATATAGGTCAATAATTACGTGAGTCATGATGGAGGAGGTGGATCAAGCGATATTCAACAGGCGATAAGCTCATCGTCATCATTACTTGAGTCTGCTGCGGTGGATTTATCCTTaagtagaaaaagaaaagatgatggagatgattaTGAGAGTGTAAGTGATCGTAATAATGGATCATCAGTGGAACTGAAATGGATGTCTTCTAAGATGAGATTAACGAAAAAGATGATGATGAACTCCAATTGCAGTGGTCCTCCTCCATTACCACATAATAAAGCAGCAGTGAATGACAGTAAATATCAATATCCGATTCAGGATAGCGATGAAAAATATTATTTCAGTAAAACTAATAACACCATTAGAGTCTGCTCCGACTGCAACACAACCACGACGCCTCTTTGGAGAAGTGGGCCTCGAGGTCCCAAGGTACGTAAAATGTCTATTTACCCTATACTTGCGTTGTTTAACTCTGTAAATTATAAACGTGCAAGGTTACTAATATTGAAAACTTGGGGCAGTCTCTTTGCAATGCTTGTGGGATTCGGCAAAGGAAGGCAAGACGAGCCCTGGAAGCAGCGGCGGAAAATGGAGAGACTGTTGCAGCATCGATGAAGATTAGGGTACACCACAACAAGAAGGAAATAAAGAAATCACGTACTGTTGGACAATATAAGAAAGAGTTGAAGAGTAAATCAGGCAATACCTGTCTTCATCATCATCAGAAGAAGAGGAAGCTTTGTTTTAAGGAAATTACTCTAAGTTTGAGCAAGAATTCAGGTTTGCAGCGTGTGTTTCCTCAAGATGTGGAAGACGCTGCAATCCTCCTAATGGAGCTATCTTGTGGCCTTTTTCACACTTGAGATacttactattaatattattattattattatcattttaacgGGTACACGGCGGTTGACGGTATCGTTAGCGAGTTTGCAGGTTATCTTGTGACTTTTTTCACTAATAAATTTTGTAGCTTTTATGACAGAATTGAAGTGTATGTACCCAAGTTGTATGAATTTATAAATGTTTTCTGAGAATTGAATCTCAGCTTGTTGGGAGAGGTAATTGAGATCTCCGACCAGTTTAATTAATTCAAAGATGGTGTTGATTAAGTGAAATTAGGGTAGCGGCCCTCCATGTGCTTTACATGGATTTGGAAACGtacaacaaaatttaaaaaggTTGTCAATAGTTTGGGTTCCAACTTATTTTTTTAAGCCATACCAAAATGTTAAGAATATCTCTGGCTATTGATTTTTTTAAACCAAATTATTCTATGAATTACGGAATACAAATCTCCCATCCCTTCTTTGTGCCGCCCACCAACAAAAAATCTTCCATTTATTTAACGTCAGCGCAAAGAGAGACTGGCATGTGCAGTTTTCATTTTGAAGAGATTAATGATGAAATACAAGTCATCAGAGATTGTTTTTTTGTATAGATGAAAATCATTCCTAATATTTCAAAGGCGTTATAGGTTTCTTTTTTTAGGATATATTGCTCTCATTGGAGCAGTATTTTGTTGTTGCTAAgcaaattttatattattgtgtTATGTAAATGATCATAGGTCATGAAGCAACATCATGTTTAATTGTGTTGTATGCAATGTAActgtagtaaaaaaaaaaaacctttccaTGCTATTACTTGCGGTGGAAAATAAgtgaataaagaaaaaaaaaaaacttatgatagatttttttttaatctaaCAAAAAGTTTTCGGTAAATatgagaaaaatatgaaatttttaatagtgCAGACTCTGGCATAAACAAATTCTTTTTTAGGGAAATCCTTAATTTTTGAGAATTATCGTTaggattaaataaaattatttaacgtGTTAAATTTGTTTTGGTGGGGGCATACGTAGCACAAACAAGGTatcagacattttatttataaattactgTACAAGTATTATGGAAATCATTTTATTAAGAGTTAgattatttttttatcttttttttattaaaaatgagtaaattaatttttatatattaaattaaagagtaaTATGGTCATTGTGTTAAAGATTTTTTCTAATTCTACAGTTAAAGATTGGCCCCAATACATCATAATGAAATACATGTAGCATGTCACGTTTAATTGTTTGATTATTCTCAACCACGTcaattttaatagtagaaattatTAGTTTGCTCTTCAATATAATATACAATaattaatttgttcattttttttttaaagtaaaattgacaaaatgcaatctgactcttGATATTGGagcctccatgatacttttaattatgaattgcttcaattttttaaaaatttatatatagaCACCATAATCTTAACAATGGATTACTATAGATTTTTGGCATAAAGATAAATTTAGTTCCTAATGTttacttattttatcatttttgtcctttttttttgggtcattttggccctcaacttttaaattttagtcaAATTCCTTACTTTTTGACAGAAAAATTGCctaaattgttaaatttttaatgatattgaTGTGGCATCTTACATATACTTCATTATGGATAACTTTTCCAAAAGTTTTTATGAAGTTTgttgaattttaaataattttactaaatttttatgaattctAGGTGGCCACATCAAtgccattaaaattttaacaattgagTTAGTTTATCTATAGAAAAGCAAGCAatttgactaaattttaaaattgaaagttaaaataattcaaaaagaaGAACCATACTGACACTAAATTTATCTTTATACCTAAACTTTTTATGACAATCTATGTTTAGATTTTCTTTTAATACTAAAATATTACTAAGGAAAAAATACTTTTAATTTGAGTTAATTATtccattaattataaaatttttattaatttataagagCTATGTTGATATGAtttcaatatttaaaataatttgaatcCTAGTATTGAATTTATAGGTGAAGGGTGTTCAAGACATGAGATTGATTTATAGGCATAGTTTGTGTGAAAGTTTAATAATATGCTGAACTTGAatgatataaaaaaaattaaatattctttagaatttattttaattctatttcaaaACTTTTTGTCTGAGCTTCGATTTTTAAAACTTTTGGATTTTTGCACATGTAAACTAAATAGTTAGGAGGTAATGCGGATCAATTAAGTAAAAATTTGAGTGtttcttttatttactatttaattcaatttaattagaattaaaataattattcaataataattttttataaaaaattaatttaacttaaatagaGATAAATACATGTAAAAATGTAGACTTTATACTGTAGtatcaaatattaaaatacaaaagcATTTTTTCAtgagattttttaaaaataataataaattaatcttAAAATTTTCTAGTCATTACTAATTTACTTTAcatattattttatcaattaaagagagaaaagaaaaaattatatttaaaatcgTATCAAATTTAAGCAATTAAGTAGCGTTCACCTAATTTAAATAAGTATTGCATATAAATGTAAATACACATATGAATATATTTAAACTCTTTCTTTTAATGTTTAAACTTTTGGTTTTATATTTATACTGTAATAAGTGTCAGTTAtaacattaaattattagtaagtatGCATTACGGTtactcaactttaaaaatttataaattggtcactatttaaaatttttcatttaagccattgaattatttgaaagtttttgttCAAGTTATTGGATTattaagtcttttttttttttctaaaagtcTGACTAACTAGCTTTAATGAGCGATTCAACGATTGGTACAGTGAATCAATATCTATTGATAAGTAAAAGAACATAGCTTAGATTCAAGTCGATCTGACGGTCAATTTCAGagatcaaataataaaattatttaaattttagttcgTAGATTCGTGATGTtgaaagttgtttcatgaaaataaaCTGAACCATAGAAGAGGATGATAAAAAAAGCAAAATTGGTGTAGATAGTGCTAACAGAGAAAGTTATACAACAATGATTTTAACAACCAAATAACTTAAATTAAACTTtcgaataatttaatatatattttgtaatttttaaaaattgagtaATGAAAACTTAAAAGTTACTTGTATGtagtttataaaaaaaaaaaaaagcagaaaAAACGAGAAAGAATATATGAAAATGGAAGTGAATCAATTTAGATAGATTGGGCATTTCCTTTTCACATACATTGATTGATTGTGTGGCGGGTATGATATATCTTCAACCCAATCATTCTCGCTATCGCTAGCCTCCCCATCTTCTCAAATTTCCGTAAAATTTGGTTATTTAATGAGGCGATGAGGCCCTAAAGTTCCCCTTCCAACATCAATGGAGATTTAAAAAAGGGAAATTAATTAAAAGTGAAAATTATTTAAGATATCTTTCCCATGTTTCAGCAGCAAAGCCCAACAACCCCATTGTTTCTTCAAAACAGGAATAATATCTACTATATATAGATAGTATTACAATcaattaatctttatttttcctattttttggGCATGTGTAGTTTTAATCTCCGGGTCTTATCTAAACCCAGGAAACTAAAAAAAtctcaaataaaaaatttttatTTGTGGGTTTTATTTCAGTAAGGGGATGAAATATTGTGATCCATTGAATCCCAATCTGTTTTCCTGCATTTACTTCCATTCATTTTGTTTTGAGGATTTTGTCATGTCTTTCATTTGCAGAGtgtcatatatattttatccttaaataataataataataatctctGTTTTCCCACTTAGGTGTAAAGTCACCCACCACCCACCCCTCATCACTCACCCTACTTTGAAGCCcacaaatttctttat is part of the Gossypium arboreum isolate Shixiya-1 chromosome 5, ASM2569848v2, whole genome shotgun sequence genome and harbors:
- the LOC108483982 gene encoding GATA transcription factor 21-like, yielding MTPLYDLNSPPSPFPLEDLKHHHHHHLQLFLSLPQHTASSSSAHHPTFFSSTDAAATHKPQEPKPYDLKVNNYVSHDGGGGSSDIQQAISSSSSLLESAAVDLSLSRKRKDDGDDYESVSDRNNGSSVELKWMSSKMRLTKKMMMNSNCSGPPPLPHNKAAVNDSKYQYPIQDSDEKYYFSKTNNTIRVCSDCNTTTTPLWRSGPRGPKSLCNACGIRQRKARRALEAAAENGETVAASMKIRVHHNKKEIKKSRTVGQYKKELKSKSGNTCLHHHQKKRKLCFKEITLSLSKNSGLQRVFPQDVEDAAILLMELSCGLFHT